GCTCCCCTTATCGCCGATGAACGTGTCTGCAACGTCTGACCAGCTCTCAACGGCAGTTGCGACATCCGCGATGATTTCGACGGCACGCTCGCCTGTAAGCCGGTACTGGTCGAAGCATTCTGTTACGAGCACCGATCGGCTCAAGGAGCTCTCGATGCGCCCTCGACCAACGGCATGAGAGTCTCGTGCTGCCGCCATTCGGCTACGTCTGGTTGACCACGTCCTGAGAAGTGTTGCTCAGGGTCAGCCGCGGCCGTTAGAACGGGATGCAGAGCGCATAACGATCGGTGTGCACCAGAACGTCTGCGCACTCCTCGTCGAGCGTGCTGGTGAAGGTTTCAATACCCGCGTCCGACAGATCCCAGTTCTGCCTGAGCTCCGCGCTGCCGTCCCACTCCGGCACATCGCTCAGAGCAGCGTGGGCGCCCGCAAGCACGATGATCGACACGGTTGGCCCCCACGTCGTCACGATCACGTCGAGGTCGGCGTCGGCCACCTCAGCGGCAACGACGCGTTGATCGGCGAGCGTCTCGCCAAATCGAGACTCGTCCGCAATGCGCACATGCCCCCAGGTCTGCATGCCGAGCGTGACGATCATCACCGCGGCAACTGCCCCAGCCGCAATGCGCGAGCCGATTCCCCACGGACGGATGCTCCACTGCTCGCTGAGTGCTCGAATCGCGACGGCCACGATAATCGGCACGAAGATGTACATCGCCATGGCGGGGTAGCGCGGCCAGTTCGGCGTCTGCGCCGACGTCAGCCACCAGCCGAACCAGATCACGAGCCCCAGAACGGCGGCCAGCGCATACGCGGTCCGCTCGCGACGGCTGGCACCGGCATCCGATTCTTCCGCTTTGTCGGGCGCCGAACGCCTCAGCACGAACACACACACGGTGGCCAGCACGAGCACAACGAATATCACGGTGAGCCAGGTCGGCGAGAACCAGTCACTGCCCAAGGACACAAACTTCGTCAGCGGGTCGACAGGATCAATATTCTGCCCGCCCGAACGGAAGAACCAGTAGAACTCCTTGAGGTTCATCCAGTATGCCGACGGCCCCAGTGCGACAAGCTTCCACAGTTCATACAGAACGTTCGGAATGACGGCGACCAGCGCGCAGAGCACTACGCGCAGCGCGCGCCTGATAAAGCCGTCGTCGGCGAGCAGGTAAATAGCCAGCGCGATGGGAATGGCCGCCAGCGCACCCAGAAGCTTCGTCTGCATGGCCAGTCCGATGAACAGCCCAGCCAGCCACGGATACCTGCGAAGCACAACGAAGGCCCACACGAGAAGGGCTGCAGCGGGCACCTCTCCGAGGATGTCCACGGGCGACTGAATTGGGGAGCCCGAATTCCACGTATTCCAGCCCAGAGGCACGCACACCGCGGCGAGCGCTGCCCACCGCCCGCCAAGCCGGCCTCCGAGCCGCCACAGGCCGGCCACCAGGGCAGCGTAAAACAGCAGAACCACGAGGCGTCCGCCGATCACCGGATCCGCGCCCAACGCGATCACAGCAGTGATCGGCAAAAGCACGACGGGGCCCGTCGAGATGCGCGGGTCGAACGGAGTTAGCTGGCTTCCGCTCAGGGTGCCGTCGCTGGTGTACCCCAGTCCATTCACCAGGTTGAGCGGCACGGTGAGATTGAATGCCTCGTCTTCCCAGAGCCGCATAAAGAAGACGCCCTGCGTCACAATCCACAGTTGCGAGGCGACGACGAGCGCAACAACAACCCAGAACACAACTGTCATCACGCGACGCCAGTTGACGGTGGTCATGACGAGAACACTCCCCCGCGGCGAGCCGGTGCGCCAGGGTGCAGGCTCACGGTCCAGACTTCACGTGCGGCGGCTGCGATGAACGAACGAAGGCGCTTGGGCGGCAGCACCGGAGTCGACCGTTGCGGGCCCCACATCGTTCCGTGAGCAGAATCACCGCGTCGAGGGATGCTTCTGACGCGCGCGTACGCGACTTTCATCCCACTTCGCTTTTCCGCCAGCGAGAAATGCACGTGGGGCACGATCGCGTCTCGGGGAATGAGATTGAGAAGAAAGCGAAGCGCTTCGGGCCGGTAGATGCGCAATGGCGTATTCACATCGGGCACTCGTGAACCCACGGCGAGCGCGACGGCCGAGCCGACCAATGCCGTGATGGCTCTGCGGTACCACGGGTCAGTGCGCCCTCGGCGCACACCATGCAGCACGTCAGCGCCGCGCTGTTGGTGTGCGTCAATTAATCGAGGAAAGTCTGCGGCGAGAAACTGTCCATCCCCGTCCACGTGCATAATCACGTCGGGGTTCAGCTCGAGTCCGGCCCTATAGGCGGCGAGCGCTGTCGGCCCGTGCCCCTGATTGCGCACCGAGGTGATGCCGATCAGCTCGGGCATCATTTCGCCCAGGCGTGCCAGCAGGTCGGCGGTCTCGTCCGTCGACCGGTCGTTGACCACAACAATGGAGAGCTGCTCAACCACCGGCGAGACGTGCGTGACGATTTCGGTGAGAAAGCTGTCGAGGCCGTCTGCCTCGTTGTACGCCGGCATAACGATGGCAACGTGTCTGCGCGGCACGAACTCCCCTTGCAATCAGTGTGAACTCAACTAGACGATATGACTGTGGCTACCTCTTGACAAGGCTGAGGCCCCAGATCGCATGATCGAGGTTTACCAGCCGTGCCATTTGCGGGGCTCCAGCATAGGTGCTGGAGCCTTGACGGGGTTGGTCTTCCTCAGTCGATCTTGGAGGCCCCAGTTGAACATCTATCGTACTCACGTGGGTTTGGACGTGCACGCCAGGTCCATCGTCGCGCAAGCAATTCACAGCGATACCGGTGAAGTTACCTGGAAGAAGTTTCCCTATGATCCGGCCGCGGTGATCGATTGGGTCCGTGGTCTCGCAGTACCGGCTCTCACCACTTACGAGGCCGGCCCGACAGGCTATGATCTCTCCCGTCGCCTCACAGGTGCTGGCATCGCGTGCGTGATCGCCGCCCCATCGAAGTTGCAGCGTCCGCCAGGTGACCGTGTCAAAACCGATAAGAATGATGCTCTGCATTTGGCGCATCTCCTCCAGCTTGGACAGATCACCCCCGTGCGTGTCCCCACTATTGACGAGGAGACTGCACGCGATCTTGTCCGGGCGCGGGAAGACTGCCGCCATGACCTCATGGCCTCACGCCATCGTCTCTCAAAACTGCTTCTTCGTCACGGGCATGTTTACGACGGAGGTGGCACATGGACTCGCAAGCACGACGTGTGGATCCGGGAGCATCGCGCAGGCACAATCGCTTACCAATACGCGTTCGATGCATCCTACGAAGCCGTTGCGCAAGTCCTTGCCCGCAGAGACCGACTCGATGCCGAAATTGAAAGAATGGCTGATGCTTCTGAATTCGCACCTGTGGTGACCCGGTTGGGTTGCCTGCGTGGCATGGGTGCGCTCACTAGTCTCGCGCTTGCCGTTGAGATCGCCGATTGGGACAGATTCACCGGGAAAACAATTGGCACCTATCTCGGACTCACCCCGTCGGAATACTCGTCAGGAACTTCACGCAGACTCGGCGGTATCACCAAGACCGGCAATTCCCATGCCCGCAGACTCCTCGTCGAGGCCGCCTGGCACCACCGCAAACAGCTCCGACAGCAACCGACCTCAGCACTGACGCTCCGACAGCAAAATGCCTCACAGGAAGCCCGACTACGCGGACAAGCCGGAAACGAACGACTCCACAAGCAGTGGGAGAAATTCGTAGCCCGACGAAAGAAGGCAACAATCGCCAACGTCGCGATCGCCAGAGAACTCTCCGGCTGGTGCTGGTCACTCGCGATCATGACTGACTGACACCCCAGACCGCTGACACCACGACGGCCGTGAGGTCTGCGAACACGTGTGGAATGACCCGCTCTACTATTATGAACAGCCCATCAGCACTGACGGGCGACGCTCGATCTCTAGACCTGCGGCACCGCTCCACCATCGCACGCTTCGCCCTGCAGTAACCAACCTGCGCATATCAGTTTGACCGTGTTAACGTCGAAAGACACGTCAGACCCCACTCCGCCAGATGCCAGCAGAAACGGTCCCGGACAAGCCCTACACTTCCCGGGACCGTTTCACTCTGCCCCCTTGACAAAAACACCTACATATCAGTAGTAGCGTAGTCGAGCCATGACACAACACTCGCGCCTCCGCCGTCTTATCGGGCTGAGCTCCCGATTTCTGACGATCGGAGCAATCTCGACCCTGATCGAGATCGCAGCCTTCAACATTCTGCTCTATGGGCTACACGTCGACGGCGTCTGGGCGAAGATCTTTGCATCGCTCATTGCGCTCGTGAACGCATACTTCGGCAACCGCGAGTGGACGTTCAAGAACCGTGGCAAGCACAGCCGCTCGCTCGAGGTTGTGCTCTTTATTGTCGTCAACGGCATCTGCACCCTGCTCGGTGCGGGCATCGTCGGGCTCGGCCTGTGGGCTTTCCCCGATTCCGGACCAATCGTCGTCAACATCATCAACCTGTTGAGCATCGGTGTCGTCGTTGCGCTGCGTTTTCTGCTCTACCACTTTGTGGTCTTCCGCGGAGTTCGCCCCAGCCGTGCGTCCGAGATCGACCTTGGCGCTGGCGACAGCTAAGACGTCGCGCGACCGTTCCTCACCTGGCGTCCGAGACCGGCATACTCCCACCCGGCATCAGCCCACGCGTCGGCGTCAAGACAGTTGCGGGCATCGATGACGATCGGCGTGCGCACGACGCGATGCACCTCGGCCGGGTCCAACTCCTTGTACTCCGGCCATTCGGTCACCACGACGACTGCATCGGCATCCGCGAGTGCCTCCTCGGTTGTGCCGTAGACGAGCTGTGGATGCAGCCTGCGCGAGTTCTGCATCGCTTGCGGGTCCGTGGCTACAACGTTGGCTCCGAGGCCGTTCAGCCGCACGGCGACGTCGAGCGCGGGTGAGTCCCTCACATCGTCGCTGTTGGGTTTGAATGCGAGGCCAAGTACGGCGACCTTCTTCTGAAAGACGCTGCCTCCGAGTTCCTCGGTGACCAGTTCGACGACGCGTTCGCGTCGACGTAGGTTGATGGCGTCAACCTCCTTCAAGAAGGCGACCGACTCCCCCCGTCCGAGCTCCTCGGCTCGAGCGGTGAATGCTCGGATGTCTTTTGGCAAGCACCCTCCGCCGAACCCGACGCCGGCGTTCAAGAACTTTCGGCCAATGCGCTTGTCGTGCCCGATCGCATCCGCCAGCTTCGTGACGTCTGCTCCCGTGACTTCCGCGATCTCGGCCATCGCGTTGATGAACGAAATCTTCGTGGCGAGAAACGCGTTCGCGGCCACCTTCACGAGCTCCGCAGTGGCAAAGTCGCTGACAATAACCGGGCTGCCCGCCTCGATCGCTGTCGCATACACCTCGTTGAGAGTCTCCACCGCGTACTCGTCGCCATCGGCAACGCCATACACCAGACGATCCGGTTCGATCGTGTCCTTCACAGCGAACCCCTCGCGCAAGAACTCCGGGTTCCACACGAGGTGTGCGCCGCGTTCCTGCACGTTGCCAACGTGACGCTGCGCTGTCCCGACGGGGACAGTGGACTTGCCGACAACGATGTCTCCCTCGGCGAGGTATGGCATCAAGTCGGCGAATGCCTGATCCACATACGTCAGATCTGCGCTCGAGCTTCCCAGACGCTGCGGGGTTCCGACAGCGATGAAATGAACCGTCGCGCCGTTCACGTCAGACATGTCAGCGCTGAACCGAAGGCGACCGCTTTCAAGCCCGGCACGAAGCAGCTCTGGAAGCTCCGGCTCATATATCGGCGAGCGGCCGTTAGACAGAGACTCGACTTTTGCTGCGTCGATGTCGACGCCGACGACGTCGTGCCCCACAGAGGCCAGCGATGCCGCGTGAACCGCGCCCAGGTACCCACAACCGATGACTGAAATCTTCATGATGCCCTCAGCGTAACCGCACGTTACTGCGGAGTTCCCGGGGAGTTCTCACCAGGGCGACTCGATCTGCACGGGCTTAGTGCTGTTAAAAGAGATCAGGCCTTCGGCCATCAGCGTGTCGACAGCCTGCTGCGTGACATCCCGGGCGTCCATGCCCTCTGGAGCACCGAATTCCTCGACGAGCGCGCGCTCAATTACCTCAAGTCTCGCTCCGTTAGCAATGACTTCCCAGATCACCGGTGACAAGCCTGAAAGCACGCGGACCGTACCGTCACTCATCGTGACGATGCTTCCTGCCGTGTTCACGGCGACAACGCCGTCTCGACGTGTGTAAGTGTCATCGGCACGGTGTTCGGTGACTGTAGACGACACATCAGACCAGTCAGTGTCCGGATGCTGCTCCGCGATGATCTGGTCCAGTACTGATGCCACGGAGTCTGCCTCGCTGTATCGCAGCGTCCGCACTCCCCCAGTCTTGTGCACGACGTCTGCAAGCATGCACGCCGAGTCTGGTAGGTCTCCGAAGTAGCTGATTTGTCCGGAGAGGTCTTCAATCGCTTCTGGCAAAGCCACGTTCCCCAGTTCAGGAGAATCTCCATGGTTTGCGTCACGTTCGAAAAGCACGATCGCGGCAAGCGTCAGCGGTGTGCGCGGGAGGGCGAGCAAGTTGAGCTCGTCTGGCGAGACTTGCGTTTTGCGCCATTTTTTCTCTGGATCCTCGATGACCGAGAGCGGTTTACGGTACGGGAATACTCGCAAATCCCGATCAATAAGAACCGTCTCGTCCGAGACGTACCCGAACTGTTTCCCCAGGTGAGATGCAAGCGTCGTCTTCCCTCCGCCCGAAGGAGCGACAAAGGCAACAACGCGACCGTCCGGCAGAGCCACTCCCGCCGCATGCAACATCAGGTGCTTCCCACGGGCAAGCTCAATGCCGCGAAGCGTCACTTTTGTCGAGACCGTTGCAGCGAGCGCGTCATAGTCCGCGCCATAAGCGTCGTAGTCCTTCGACTTCGCTACGTTTGTACCAACAGCTAACGTTGAGTCCGGACGTCGTCGCGACACCGTCGCGCCCGACCAAGCACGGCGAAGTCGATCGTAATGTTCGTCAGGTTCATCAGTCAGAAACGAGAGTCGAATGGTTGACCCAAGAACGTCAACGTCAAGTCTGCGTTGCTTGGTAAACAGCCTTGCCACCAATGGGCCCCTTCCCGCCGTAGTCGTAAGGCAATCCTATGAGTGAAGTACTCGTTCTCGTCCCACTAGCGTTGGCAGTCGTTCTTGTCGCGAGTGGAGTTCTCAAGTTGCGCGACTCGCGCGCGACGCGTGCCTCACTCGATGACCTACCTATCCCACGCTTCCTTCGGACCGATATCTTCGCCACGGCGTTTCCGGTTTGTGAGATTCTCCTCGGTGCTGCGGTTTTGGTTGCGCCGGCCCCACTGTTCTTGCCTGTGATATGGGTTACGGCCCTGCTCTTCGACGTCTATCTCTGCATCGTGATCATTGCCGCACGTCGACCAGAACCGGTCATGTGCAACTGTTTCGGCTCCCTGTCACGTTCACCGATCGGCGCCGCAACAATCGTCAGAAACGTTGCACTGACCCTCCTAGCGTTGTTCGCCTCGGTGGGTCTCACCGGAACGACCGGGGTCCTTGTACGGTTCCCACAGCTGTCCGCATCTTCGCAAGAGTGGCTCGTCGCCGCGCTAGTCCTCTCGGCCCTTGGAATAGCCGTCGCGATCCTTGTATCGCTGAGCGATCCGACTACGGCCCAATCGCCCTTTGGCCCGGCCACTGAGCACAAACTCGGGAGCACGTGGCCCATTCCAGACGTCGAGGTCGTCGATTGGAACGGAGACGTCAAGCGACTAGCCTCTCTCGCCGAGGAATCCCCCGTGCTCCTGATTCTCGTGAAGTCAGGCTGCACTGCATGCAAGTTGGTGACCGACAAAGTACCTGAATGGATCGAAATCCTAGGACATCGAGCCACAGTGATACTTGCCACCTCAACTCCGAGGTCGCAGTTCCTCAACGACTATCCAGACTTTGAGACTCGTACCGTTTGGGGATATCGGGCGCTCGTCTCGACTTCGGGAATTCGCGGAGTTCCTTCAGCAATCCTAATTGCCGACCACGTTGCCGGTCCTGCATACGGTGTCCACGAAATCGACCTTCTCGCAAGACAGGCGGCACCTGCATAGTATGCAATTGGGGCGACCCGCGAACTGCGTGTCACCCCAATTACAACCGCGATAGGTTAACTAGCGTTGCAAATAATTGCGGTCTGCGACAGCGTACCTTGAGGCTTGGTGCCGGTGCCTGCTGTGTACCCGGCAGGCAATGTCAAGGTGGCAGTTGTATCCGTGAGAAGGCCAATGCTAAGCAACCATTGAACGTTCATCTGACCGTTCGCAGGGATCGCCTCAGTGAGCGTAATGGCGACAGTGTCCTCGCTCAGTAGATCTACGTTCGCAAGCCCTTGCCCGGAGAGCGAAACAACGTTGACATTTGCGATCGTCGCGTCGGTGACAATTGTGATCTGCGTGCCGGCAGGAATCTCTGTATCACCAGCGGCGACCGTGAAGCCTGCACCCAAAGTACCGAGAAGCCCACAGGTTCCGGCAACCTGGAAGCCATTGACGACTGTGTCCTCGCTTGCTGCGGCGGCAGGTGTCGCTGCAGCAACTGCAATTACCGGCACGGACCAAGCGGCGCCCTTGACCATAGTGCGACGCGAAAGTCCGCGATTGGTTCCCTCATTGATTTCAGTCATGTCGTCCCTTCTGACGTGCTGTATTAAGACCGATACTGACGGTAGTAAGCGGGAGACCTCGGTGACAGCGAAAGTTCAGACTTCTGCGCATAACGTCCAACCCCAAACGTTTTTAGTCCACAAGCGCCCCCCGTGCGAGGCACGATTGCAGCTAGCGATACTCGGACGGGCTTCGCTTGCCCAATTGTTTGAATGCACGCCGCATGTTGACGCCCGATCTGAACCCGGCGCGCTGAGCAACGTCTTCGAGACTGAGGATGTTGTAACGGTGCGAGCCTAGTAGCGCTTCAGCCGCTTCGACTCGATGCGCTCGAATCACGTCGCTGACAGTCTTGCCGTGACTGGTGAAGGCCGCTTGAAGCCGTCGAAGGGACACTTGGGATTCGACGGCGACGATGCGCGAGGAAAGCATCGGATCGGAA
The Paramicrobacterium chengjingii DNA segment above includes these coding regions:
- a CDS encoding glycosyltransferase family 2 protein, with amino-acid sequence MPRRHVAIVMPAYNEADGLDSFLTEIVTHVSPVVEQLSIVVVNDRSTDETADLLARLGEMMPELIGITSVRNQGHGPTALAAYRAGLELNPDVIMHVDGDGQFLAADFPRLIDAHQQRGADVLHGVRRGRTDPWYRRAITALVGSAVALAVGSRVPDVNTPLRIYRPEALRFLLNLIPRDAIVPHVHFSLAEKRSGMKVAYARVRSIPRRGDSAHGTMWGPQRSTPVLPPKRLRSFIAAAAREVWTVSLHPGAPARRGGVFSS
- a CDS encoding GtrA family protein encodes the protein MTQHSRLRRLIGLSSRFLTIGAISTLIEIAAFNILLYGLHVDGVWAKIFASLIALVNAYFGNREWTFKNRGKHSRSLEVVLFIVVNGICTLLGAGIVGLGLWAFPDSGPIVVNIINLLSIGVVVALRFLLYHFVVFRGVRPSRASEIDLGAGDS
- a CDS encoding MauE/DoxX family redox-associated membrane protein; the protein is MSEVLVLVPLALAVVLVASGVLKLRDSRATRASLDDLPIPRFLRTDIFATAFPVCEILLGAAVLVAPAPLFLPVIWVTALLFDVYLCIVIIAARRPEPVMCNCFGSLSRSPIGAATIVRNVALTLLALFASVGLTGTTGVLVRFPQLSASSQEWLVAALVLSALGIAVAILVSLSDPTTAQSPFGPATEHKLGSTWPIPDVEVVDWNGDVKRLASLAEESPVLLILVKSGCTACKLVTDKVPEWIEILGHRATVILATSTPRSQFLNDYPDFETRTVWGYRALVSTSGIRGVPSAILIADHVAGPAYGVHEIDLLARQAAPA
- a CDS encoding UDP-glucose dehydrogenase family protein — its product is MKISVIGCGYLGAVHAASLASVGHDVVGVDIDAAKVESLSNGRSPIYEPELPELLRAGLESGRLRFSADMSDVNGATVHFIAVGTPQRLGSSSADLTYVDQAFADLMPYLAEGDIVVGKSTVPVGTAQRHVGNVQERGAHLVWNPEFLREGFAVKDTIEPDRLVYGVADGDEYAVETLNEVYATAIEAGSPVIVSDFATAELVKVAANAFLATKISFINAMAEIAEVTGADVTKLADAIGHDKRIGRKFLNAGVGFGGGCLPKDIRAFTARAEELGRGESVAFLKEVDAINLRRRERVVELVTEELGGSVFQKKVAVLGLAFKPNSDDVRDSPALDVAVRLNGLGANVVATDPQAMQNSRRLHPQLVYGTTEEALADADAVVVVTEWPEYKELDPAEVHRVVRTPIVIDARNCLDADAWADAGWEYAGLGRQVRNGRATS
- a CDS encoding glycosyltransferase family 39 protein, with translation MTTVNWRRVMTVVFWVVVALVVASQLWIVTQGVFFMRLWEDEAFNLTVPLNLVNGLGYTSDGTLSGSQLTPFDPRISTGPVVLLPITAVIALGADPVIGGRLVVLLFYAALVAGLWRLGGRLGGRWAALAAVCVPLGWNTWNSGSPIQSPVDILGEVPAAALLVWAFVVLRRYPWLAGLFIGLAMQTKLLGALAAIPIALAIYLLADDGFIRRALRVVLCALVAVIPNVLYELWKLVALGPSAYWMNLKEFYWFFRSGGQNIDPVDPLTKFVSLGSDWFSPTWLTVIFVVLVLATVCVFVLRRSAPDKAEESDAGASRRERTAYALAAVLGLVIWFGWWLTSAQTPNWPRYPAMAMYIFVPIIVAVAIRALSEQWSIRPWGIGSRIAAGAVAAVMIVTLGMQTWGHVRIADESRFGETLADQRVVAAEVADADLDVIVTTWGPTVSIIVLAGAHAALSDVPEWDGSAELRQNWDLSDAGIETFTSTLDEECADVLVHTDRYALCIPF
- a CDS encoding IS110 family transposase, producing the protein MGLDVHARSIVAQAIHSDTGEVTWKKFPYDPAAVIDWVRGLAVPALTTYEAGPTGYDLSRRLTGAGIACVIAAPSKLQRPPGDRVKTDKNDALHLAHLLQLGQITPVRVPTIDEETARDLVRAREDCRHDLMASRHRLSKLLLRHGHVYDGGGTWTRKHDVWIREHRAGTIAYQYAFDASYEAVAQVLARRDRLDAEIERMADASEFAPVVTRLGCLRGMGALTSLALAVEIADWDRFTGKTIGTYLGLTPSEYSSGTSRRLGGITKTGNSHARRLLVEAAWHHRKQLRQQPTSALTLRQQNASQEARLRGQAGNERLHKQWEKFVARRKKATIANVAIARELSGWCWSLAIMTD